ACGCTGCTCGTAGAGTCCATGAGCGCAGGCGACGttgcagtgaggagcagtgacgCGTTCTTCTGCAGCGTGGAGCATTTTGTCATTTCTTGCAGCCCAGGATCTGTCAAAAGGTTCATTCTGCTGGAAGCTGAAGGCTTCTGTTTCATTCCCGAGGTTTCCTGCTTCCCAGGATTGGGGAGTGGAGCCGTGGTGAGGAGATCTGAGCTGTGTGTTCTGGCAGTAGGACATTTGGAGGTCGAGCTGAGAGGACAGGTAGGAGATGTAGCGTATGGCGAGTCTCAGCGTCTCGATTTTGGTGAGTGTTTGTCCGGCCGGAGCCACGAACGGTGGAAGGAACGTCCTTAAATTGTGGAGCGCTTTGGTCAGATCTCTCATCCGCAGCTTTTCTTTCTCACTGGCGTTCCTCCTCTGCTTGCTTGGATTCTTGCAGCGCGTCTTCCTCGACTTCGGCCTTCCTTCGCTCAAAGATTCAGGAGACGAGACATTGTAGATCTCGGAATCAGAGCTGAGAGAGCTGTAGCTGAAGGGAGGAGAGGAAACATCCATCCTTCTTGCTTTCTGAGGGAAGAGTGTAGGCTGGAGAGTCGGAGTCGGAGGAGGATTTTATACAGCAGGAGGTGTGAAGTGACACCTCCACAGGCGTCTACAGCCcactgctgtctgtctgctgagGACGCtgggaaagaaaatgagagagagagagagagagagcgtccACCTGTTCTGTGTGCACTACGGATATGAGAAAATTAGAAATGTAACCACAAGATAAAAAACACACCATGCTGATCTAAGAGATGTGACGTGTTTTGGTTAGACGGAGATATGATGTGATAAAGGATGGTGGCTGTACGTGATTTCTAGTGATTGTGACTGTTTTTGGCTTGGCGCTCTTTGATGATGTCATCTTGTTTGTCGCTTCTCTCCAAAATACTTCCAGGTCTCTTTTGAGCTTTTGTTTCCTAAAAATTCATTTCAAATCTTTTACACTTCTACTCAGGAGGGAAAGAAATCCTGATCTGGGAAGCAACACCACAGTGAAGCACAGAAACACCTCTGAGCTGCTCACTCAGCAGCAAGAACAGGCCTGTGATCAGACTCTggagggggcgtggcctaaagtCTGACAGGTTCTGCAGTCTGTCTCTTGACTGTAACCCTTTGAGATTCTGTGTGCGTCCCTATGACAGAAGGTTCCACTAAGAATATTAATGGAACACTTTCAGGAACCTCTGAAGTGACttgcatatttatgtttaaaaatattgacTTGATTTACGTGTCAGAATCCTAACTAATCTGCAGAGATTCACTCAGTGCGGAGTGGAGGCTGTGAGCTTCTGTTACTTAGCAACATTAACATCATAGCTTCGGAAATAAAGAAGCAAACTTCACgctttataaaataaaagtctgcGTTAGGTTTTCTGATTTTCTGGAGTGAAATTCACGAGGTCACAGCTACATGCTAACGAGACAGCACTGTCACAGGGAGGGGCGGAGCTAAACCCTGCTGAACCCCAAAGCCACTCCCCCCGATCCCAGAGGTGTGAAGCGGCACCCCGGCAGGTCGGATCACGGCCGAGACCTCTTCACTGCCTTGGAATTTTACACCTAAGCTGTAAATGAGATAATGAAGCTTGTTAAGCGCGATGAGAAGATGACATCACGTGGCTGAGATCCACACCCAGAGTCAGGAGGATTTATCAACTTTAGGATTAATCTTAAACccaaatccagaaacaaaaaacctccacatttctctctctttgtcattTTGTCTTTTTAGATGTTGGTTTTTCTCTTCAATAAAGATGCATTcgtgttttgatttatttaagcaGTATTTTTGTGCAAATGTCTTAATTACATCCAATGGGATGTGAGTATATTTCTAACATAAACCTgagctgaaatgaaataataattcaaacCCTGCATGCTGCACTACATTTCAGgctattattcattttaaaatagatGACCACAAACGACCTTTAACAGCAGCCTCAGCTTTAGAGAGAGGATttgatttgttaaaaaaaatgattgtttATTATCTGACGGAGAGGTGAAGAGTTCATGGCTTCAGCTACGTGAACCGTTTCTCACTCGTCGGTTTATTATCCGACACGTTAAGCGTCATGCTGCTCCGGGGGCTGAACACGGtgggaatgttttcttcagcAAATCTCCAGAagaagaggtaaaaaaaaaaaaaagtcactgtgATTTATTGCAGAATTTTATACTTAGCTTTAAGGTTTACTTGAATCTCttactcataaaaaaaaaaaaaaaaaagtctgaaatgttttctcaaATACTTAGTTTTTGTTCATCTTTTCATCCTGAACTGGATCttaattagaaaagaaaagtaatttaattgtttaacataaatatatatttttaagcagAATTTTATTAAAAGGAAGAAGTTGTCAGGACAGTCTCACAGTGTTTCGGGACATTAAACGTATCAGTGGTTAAAAAGTAGGACAATTTGTTTGTGTTAATTATTAAGTATTAATTCAATCTGATCACACAACCAAAAAGCgagagttttttgtttttccccatCAAATTGTAATGACGTTATGTATATAACTGAGTCATTAactatagatagatattcatTTGTACTCCTCTCTGTATATGAacatgcatcatcatcatcatcatcatcatctctcctgctctcagccaatcagaatgctGCACAGGACTGGTAACTGACCATTAGGGAAATGCTGGAATAAAAACAGATTAGATGAGCCTATGGAAACTGATGTGCGTCACGTGTAGTATTTTACACCTCCCGTGTGAAAGAAAAAacgagtgtgtgagatttaGCTGCTGGATAAACAGAATTTTGTACAAAGACCAAACTGTTCAGCAGAAAACCAGAAAAAACTTTCCACATGATTTTCAGTCTCCAAATATAATTCCGTACATGATAATAGGCGGGgtcaatgaaaaataaaaatcttttttttatcataaaaaTCATTACAGACTCAACAAGTATTTAATTCTATAATGTAATTCGCCGAACAGTTTAAAACATAGTAAAGTCAGTGAGTCGTCTGGAAGCCGAAAGAATCGACTCACTGAATCGACTCATGTTTTAAAAGTTGACTCACTGAAAAGAGTCAGATTCTGTCACTCATCCTCTTGTCTGTGTTCCATCTCTAACtgtgttttacttttttatttttattttattttattttattttattttattttattttattttattttattttattttattattttttttacaggtaATGAGCTAAAACCACACAACTCAGTGCATGTGaataaatttatttcatttattttatactcacaaaatcaaacaaaacagatttaacatttaaataatgaacatTCCAGTTTGACACAAAAACTGAAAGAGACAAGACAAGCAGATAGTTATGGCTTTTCTTTACACAATGACACGGACACAAAGATAACAAAACACACGTTTTCACACGCTATAAAACACGTTATTATTCACACACCAGTTCCTTTACAACTGATTTATCCAGATCACTGTTTTTTTAAGatattaaataatcatttatatcGATAATCAAACAGCGCCGCAGAAACCTGTGAGATTTAAAGCCTgatttataatatttagatttttgttttagTGTTAAAGCTTCGGTCAGATTATGACCTTTCATAACGCTAATGTGTTTaaaactgtggtgtgtgttgctctGTTGTAGAACAGCTAATCATGCTAATTAGTGATTAGCATAGGAGATTAGTGCTTTATATAAATGCAGCCTGAAATACGGAGGACAcggaaacactgaacactcccctcacacactgagaataaaACGGTGTAAACACTCCAAACCTTAAATAAACGCCTGAGTGAGTGACGTGTTAGTATGTGTCAGGGTCTTCTATGTGCTAGTGCTGTGCTAAAATAGCTAAAGGTGTAGCAGAAGGTTGTTGTAACATTTAGTACAGACGATTCAATTCCCAAAAAATGATCCAGAAAAATGGACAGGGAAAAGgtgatgagtgtaaatgttgaAGAGAGTTTCATTGTTTTTATCGTCAAATGAACATGCTAAGCTGTTCACTGTCAGTCactgttagcattagcatttctGTTCTATCTGTTCCTTTAAGAGTACAGTGCAGATTTGgttataaatcataaatcagTTGATGGTGATCAGTTTGacctaaaaatgtttttatagcattCCATGTGTCATAGCAGCAAATCTTATGAATACACAACAAAGTTAGCTTAAATTAGCATCCCTCCTGTTTTAAATGTACCCAATTAGTTGTGATGGGTTCGGTGTGTGATGTTCCTTAGTAGCTTCAGgagctaatgctaatgtagcAAGTAATGGAAGTTTAGAGCCTCCAACTTAGCGTCATGCAAACTACATTTAATTTCTGGCCTAAACTTGCTTTAAAGTCCAGGCCTGATGATACGAGACGTTcaagcttcacacacactctgtacagcgCCGTATGTCCGTCTGAGTTTTATTTACAGCGACAAGAAACACACATCAAGCCATTCGCACCGTTTGCTTGGTCTTTAACAACActaaaaaaacagacaatgaCGGCGGCAACAAACATGCAGCTCCTCGCTAACAGTTAGCACACATTTAAGAAAACGAGCATTCAAACCAAATCCAGCCTGCGATCATGAGTTTAACAATTCTCTTTTACTCTCAGCACATGACTTCCAAATGTCTTGGGGATGTGATGAGTCTCGAGCTTCACCATGTGTTCACACTGACAGCCATCTTTTACCTCATTCCCACTCAATTCGTTCTGCACTGGTCACCTTACTAGCAGTTGCCATGGCTATACACTTCTCGCCCCTGGCTAGTGCAATATGATCGCACAAACGACATAGCTAGCTACGGAAAATATGGAAAAGTCCATTTCTCCacaaaaatacattaattttactaaaaaaaaaccagaGTATATTTTGCGTAGTTTGTCCACAGGTTAAGTTCTCAGCATGCTTCCTGTGGAGGTGACATCATGAGCCTACAACAAGCTCACGCAAAACCCTGAAGGTTCATATCTGTTATCATGTATGAGTTCTTCAGGACTGCAAGTGGCGCTGTTCAAACTCAGTGAGTGGAAACAGGAAGCAGATGTGAAACATTATAACAGCATAATCTATGATCGGACAATCTTCTGGAGCCTAACCAATGGCAGGAAAGGGGCGGAGACAAGACTCCATCCAACAAAATAGAGACATGCGGCGTTCACAGAGTTGATAGAGGACGAACACAAAGCAGACGCTCCTCATCATACCACAAACATTCAGCCTTAAATCAAAAGAACATCAGGATGACAAGAGTTCAGATTCTGAAAGAAATAATCTGGATTGTGCACATGGAATAAATGGAAGTGAAACAGAAATGTCTTCCGAGATTCCTGAACTCTGGAGTTTTTCATTGACTCAGGAGGCTCCGAGTCCACAGCAGGTGAGAGTGAAGCTGGCTGATGTCATTACTCTGATTTTAAGTGAATCCTAGTCTCTCGTCTAGTctctggtgtgtttttttttcactgcagGTTTAACAAACACATGGTCCCTGGTTCCGTTTGAGAGAACACTTACACGGTCACCATGGCGACTATAAAATCGTCCGCATCCTCATTCTGACACGAGAGCGTGACAGAAGGACTCGGGGTTACGCTGTTCTGTTCTCTGATTGGTCGTTTAGTtcaaggttaaaaaaaatgctgtgaAATATTTTTACTCATCTGAGTTGCATGAACAGCATGAACATTTTGGATGATGATTAATTTTGggacaaataaattaaattagaatattattcctgttgtttattacacataattttaaaacaattttattaACACTGATatatgaggttttttttatattatatggtAGAATAATTGCAAAAAagagacataataataataataataataataataataataataataataataataataataataataacaaatcaaTTACTGAGCTTATCCAATCAGATACAAACAGTGCTGTTAGCCCCACCCCCTGAGACCTTGCATTTactttctgctgccaaaactTTCAGGTCTTTGTGCAGTGAAAAAAACCAAATCATCCCTACAGGTATGTTATTGTTTAGTAAAAGTGTGAATAATTGGTTTGAGGCTTAATTTGAGGCTATGTGATGTAATATACGGTGAAGAtgtttattgattattatttctGGGTTCATCTCTACAAACACTTTTTATTGGTGATTTTACTGATAATAAATTTGAATATTGTGTCAACTAGTGTTtcagactatgtgtgtgtggatgtgtgtgtgtgtgttattctctCATCACAGCAGAACTTTCTCTCTGGTTTCGGGCAGTTTGAGAGCCAGCAGTCCTCCACACAGCAGTGCAGCGCAGGACAGGAGGATGGGGATGACTGTAGTGACCCCCACAAATGAGGAAAAGATGGAACTGCCCAAGATGGCCGCCAGTTTACACAATGCATTCAAGACACCGAATGCCGTGGCTCTGGAAGAACAAGACAAAGATGAAAGAGTGTTTTTAAggattcatcttttttttttaaataatgctttTGTGGATTTAATAAAACTCAGTTAGGTAAATGTTCCTTCAAGTCTAAATTAAAACACGCTTCTAACTTCACCTCCACAAGATGGCTGCTGCTGTTTGGAGCGTCACTGGTGAAGCTTCTCAGAAATTAAAGCTTGGATTATTAGAAAGCAGCATGTGACACTGTGCTCATCTtaacacacttctacactattCCACACACTGACTGAGCGCTAACACTAACCAGGTTCCTTTGTAGACGTAAGGAACTACTGGGACAATTCACTGcatgaccaccagagggagtgCTGATGGGTGGATTGCCACTCCTTGTTGAGCACCATGTGATTATGTCACGTGTTATATCACCTGTTCTAataggagaagttcacttccagaacaaaaatctacaaataatttacacCCTCCACCCCCCCATGTCATCTATGatcttcatgtctttctttcttcagtcgtgaaagaaattatgttttttgaggaaaacatttcaggatttttcttcaTAACGTGGATTTCAATGGTGGCCgcgagtttgaccttccaagaTACAatttcaaagagctctaaataatcccagcccaggaagaaggctcttatctagccaaaccatCTGGGGTAAGGGCCCAATGGTgtcaacttggcggtgctggggcttgaaccctgatcttctggtcaatgacccaggtGGCTAGCACCAccttttatacactatattgccaaaagtattcgctcacctgccttgactcgcatatgaacttaagtgacatcccattcctaatccatagggttcaatatgacgtcggtccaccctttgcagctataacagcttcaactcttctgggaaggctgtccacaaggtttaggagtgtgttcatgggaatttttgaccattcttccagaatcgcatttgtgaggtcacacactgatgttggacgagaaggtctggctctcagtctccgctctaattcatcccaaaggtgttctatcgggttgaggtcaggactctgtgcaggccagtcaagttcatccacaccagactctgtcatccatgtctttatggaccttgctttgtgcactggtgcacagtcatgttggaagaggaaggggccagctccaaactgttcccacaaagttgggagcatggaattgtccaaaatgtcttggtatgctgaagcattcagagttcctttcactggaactaaggggccaagcccagctcctgaaaaacaaccccacaccataatcccccctccaccaaactttacacttggcacaatgcagtcagacaagtaccgttctcctggcaaccgccaaacccagactcgtccatcagattgccagatggagaagcgcgattcgtcactccagagaacgcgtctccactgctctagagtccagtggcggcgtgctttacaccaccgcatccgacgctttgcattgcacttggtgatgtatggcttggatgcagctgctcggccatggaaacccattccatgaagctctctgcgcactgttcttgagctaatctgaaggccacatgaagtttggaggtctgtagcgattgactctgcagaaagttggcgacctcttcgcactatgcgcctcagcatccgctgaccccgctccgtcagtttacgtggcctaccacttcgtggctgagttgctgtcgttcccaaacacttccacgttcttataatacagctgacagttgactgtggaatatttaggagcgaggaaatttcacgactggatttgttgcacaggtggcatcctatcacagttccacgctggaattcactgagctcctgagagcgacccattctttcacaaatgtttgtaaaaacagtctgcatgcctaggtgcttgattttatacacctgtggccatggaagtgattggaacacctgattctgattatttggatgagtgagcgaatacttttggcaatatagtgtatctgggCTTGAATTTTCATCACATTTTAGATGTAAAATGATCTGTCAATAGGTTAAAATTTTTCAAATTCTTCTAAAGATCAATAATCTAATCTTAAATCTGTTCTGAATAAAAAACCTATCTGGTGACATGCAGCTCTGTGACTTGTTTTACTGATCAGTTTTATTCACAGCTCTGTTCTGctaactacatttacatttctggtatttggcagatgcccttatccagagagacttatattttgtcacattttctataaaactgagcagttgagggtcaaagccttgctcaggggcccatcaGCGGCAatttggtggagctgggattcagactcacaacctGCCGATCAGTAGTCTGATGCCTTAACTACTAAGCTATACATCCCTTATAACTAATAACTTTATATCGTGTTGATGGAGtgctgatggagagagagagtagacaCAGAAAAGCGTTTATACCTTTTAGAGGCGGGGTAAAGTTCCACGGTGACGACCTCGATGCCGTTCCACGCCGCCACGCTGACGCCACAGAACAGACACTGCAGGGCGATGATGGCTGCCTGACTGAAGCTTAGAAACAGGAAGAAGGTGCAGCCGGCGGAGATGAGCATGGAGCctcctaaaaacacacaaaacacacacacaggcagtgaGAGAACGATTACATTTCATCC
This genomic stretch from Hemibagrus wyckioides isolate EC202008001 linkage group LG08, SWU_Hwy_1.0, whole genome shotgun sequence harbors:
- the mespbb gene encoding mesoderm posterior bb gives rise to the protein MDVSSPPFSYSSLSSDSEIYNVSSPESLSEGRPKSRKTRCKNPSKQRRNASEKEKLRMRDLTKALHNLRTFLPPFVAPAGQTLTKIETLRLAIRYISYLSSQLDLQMSYCQNTQLRSPHHGSTPQSWEAGNLGNETEAFSFQQNEPFDRSWAARNDKMLHAAEERVTAPHCNVACAHGLYEQRHITHQSESEFIQVGTEQRDGIKLEIPNCGELFGSGFDSLMSPQTSLSQQGYSRAEQCQSATGRDFWI